The Klebsiella aerogenes KCTC 2190 region TGCAGCAGTTCGATTTGCTCATTGCTACGTGAACTGGCGCGATTCACAAAGAACCATAACAGCAGCCCCACCAACAGCAGTACAACGGAAAGCGCCAGAGACGCCAGACTTACAATCCCAGGATTCAATAACTCACTCATTTCACCACCTCAAAGAGAAGGCGTTCATTCTACCACCCGCGCGGCAGAAGAAAATCCGTCGGCACAAAAATGTCTTACCAGGGGATGAACTTGTTAATAGCGCAAATACCGCTGAAAAATTGCACATCCTGATCGCACATTACGTTAAGCATCTGAGTCCACAGCAGCAAACAACCCGCTATGACAACGATCAGCAAAACCCAGCGTAATTTTTTCACTCCACTCTCCGCACCATAATCAGATGTTGCCAGGATAACATGGCCTTCTTAAACCGCGGCTAACTGTAATACGAAAGGCAAGTTTAGGAATCATAGACTTGTATCAAATAGTGTTCGTGCCAGAATACACGGCAGGATCATACAAATAACGAGGCAAAAATGCGATTGATCATTCGCTCTATTGTCATACTGGCGATTGTCTGGATTGGCGTATTATTAAGCGGTTATGGCGTGTTAATTGGCAGCAATCAGAATGCTGGCGGGCTGGGACTGCAATGCAAATACCTGACAGCGCAGGGTATCACCACCGCACAATATGTTCATTCTGATAGCGGTATTATCGGTATTACCAACTGCCCTATTCTGCGCAAAAGCGTGAAGGTTATCGACCAGGGTTAAAATGACAGGAGCTACAGGGTAAGGTATTACGCTGTAGCTCATCATTCACTGTCAAAACGGGTAACGGTTATAACCCATCTGCTCGGAAATCTTACGCGCCGCAGCGTGCAACATCGCCACATATTCGTGCAAACGTTCTTCAGAGAAACGCAGCGTCGGGAAGGAGATACTCAGTCCGGCAATCACCACGCCGAAGCGATCGAAGACCGGCACCGCAATACAGCGTAATCCTTCTTCCTGCTCCTCATTGTCTTCGCCATAGCCCTGCTCGCGCACCTGGTCCAGCACTTTCAATAGCGCGCTGGTATCAGTAATGGTTCGCTCGGTGCTACGTTTGTACTCGACGCCGTCCATGATTTGCTCGACTTCCTCCCGGTCGCGCCACGCCAGCAGCACTTTGCCAATGGCGGTGCTGTACAGCGGATTACGTCGGCCGATACGCGAATACATCCGCAGGTTGTACATGGAATCAATTTTGTGGATGTAAACGATGCTGTCTTCATCCAGCGCGCCGAGGTGAATCGTCTCTTTGGTCAGGCGAGAAATTTCACGCATCTGGATATCCGCGCTGCGGATCAGGTCAACGTTCTGCAACGCCCGCGCGCCAAGCTCGAACAACTTCAACGTTAAAGAATATTTCTCAGACTCGCCTTCCTGTGCGACATAGCCCAGTGACTTCATAGTCTGTAAAAAACGATACACCGTGCTTTTAGACATCATCACACGCTGTGACAATTCGGTGATACCAATCTCACGCTCTTCGCCCAAAGCCTGCAGGATGCCAAAAACTTTTAATACTGAAGAGACAGAATCTGGCTGTTTATCCATATCAGCAGCTGCCATTGTTCACCTCATCGTAACTGTTTTATAAAATTCAGAACTGTTTTTTATTATAAATTCACATTATGACCGTCGCAATCGTTGTTCTGCGAGTTGGTTACAAATCTGCGACTTATGGTTGAATAATCAATGCTAAAATCATTAATCAGAAAATAGTTTCCTCTAAGACTTAAACTTCACATGGAAAAAAAACTTTTGGATGGCCTGCCGGTTCCGCAGCGTTACGGCGCCATTCTGACGATTGTATTAGGCCTGACGATGGCCGTACTCGACGGCGCTATCGCCAACGTCGCCCTGCCGACTATCGCCACCGACCTGAATGCCTCGCCGGCATCTTCAATCTGGATAGTCAACGCCTATCAAATCGCTATCGTCATCGCCCTGCTGCCACTCTCGTTTCTTGGCGATATGGTTGGCTATCGACGAATCTATAAAATTGGTCTGGTAGTGTTTACCATCACCTCGCTGATTTGCGCCCTCTCCCGAAGTCTCGAGATGTTAACGCTGGCGCGTGTGGCCCAGGGGCTGGGCGGCGCGGCGCTGATGAGCGTCAACACGGCGCTGATTCGCCTTATCTATCCTAAGAGGCAGCTAGGTCGCGGAATGGGCATCAACTCTTTCGTCGTTGCCGTCTCCTCCGCCGCGGGGCCTACCATTGCCGCCGCTATCCTCTCGCTTGCT contains the following coding sequences:
- the mgrB gene encoding PhoP/PhoQ regulator MgrB produces the protein MKKLRWVLLIVVIAGCLLLWTQMLNVMCDQDVQFFSGICAINKFIPW
- a CDS encoding YobH family protein — protein: MRLIIRSIVILAIVWIGVLLSGYGVLIGSNQNAGGLGLQCKYLTAQGITTAQYVHSDSGIIGITNCPILRKSVKVIDQG
- the kdgR gene encoding DNA-binding transcriptional regulator KdgR, producing the protein MAAADMDKQPDSVSSVLKVFGILQALGEEREIGITELSQRVMMSKSTVYRFLQTMKSLGYVAQEGESEKYSLTLKLFELGARALQNVDLIRSADIQMREISRLTKETIHLGALDEDSIVYIHKIDSMYNLRMYSRIGRRNPLYSTAIGKVLLAWRDREEVEQIMDGVEYKRSTERTITDTSALLKVLDQVREQGYGEDNEEQEEGLRCIAVPVFDRFGVVIAGLSISFPTLRFSEERLHEYVAMLHAAARKISEQMGYNRYPF